TACCACCTCTACCACCACATTGTTTTTGTCCACACCGAGCAACGAAAGCTCTGAAGGCAGTTTGCCTTGGTGGGGCATTTCTACCTTAGCGTACATGGGGCAATTGAGGTTGTAAGCCATGGACACCACATCAGCGGCCTTCCAATCCCCACTGTGAGGGTACAGCGAGTAGGTAAACTCGTGCAACTCCCTGTCCGCATCTTCATTGGGTTGGATTGCAGACTTGAGAAGCGTAATCCTCATCACCGAATCCTTAATGTCATGGCCGTACTTGCAGTCGTTTAACAAACTGACTCCATAGCCGCCCTCTGACAGGTCCACCCACCTATGAGCAGGAACTTCAAAGCGGGCATAATCCCAGCTCGTGTTCCAGTGAGTAGGCCTCTCTACGTTGCCGTACTGGATCTCATAGGTGGCCTTGTCAGCGTGTATATCTACAGGAAATGCCGCTTTGAGCAGGATCTGTTTTTCCTTCCAATCTATTTTGTTGGCAAAGTCTATCCTCGGTATGTCTTTATAAATGTAAATGATCTGCTCTATAACAGAATCCATGAATTTTCTCTTTATTTTAAGGGCGGCTCTAACCGGACCTTGTTCCACCACATCGATGCTCTCTACGCCATCAATCTCCCACATTTTTTCCTGATAGTATATATTTATATCCCACGCATCATAGTTATGGGGCTTATCTTCAAACGCCTGTAGCACATTCGCTCGATGATTGGCTTTTAGCACTTCCCTATCATTTATTTTATCGTATATAGATACGATATTGCCGCTATCATCCAGCCGAATATCAAAGAACCTGTTCTCTAGCTCAGCCTTACTTGCCTTAAGCTCGCCATTGCGTTCATTGGGAGCCTCAGCTTTTTTTAATGTGTAAACCTTATAACCTTTTGAAGGAACTCTCTCTGCAAAGAATATTACCTTATTGCCCTCTACTACCTGCGACGGCAAAAGCCTATCCCCGTCGTAAATTAAGGCACTATCCCAACCCTCAGGCAGCTCAAATTTAACTATGTCAGATCTTTCATAGCTTAGCTGATTAAACACCACCACAGAAATATCTTTAATGCCTATATTAGATGATATACTGCATATGGCTGTGTTCACTATATCCCTACCTATGGCATTGACCCTCTCATACTGCACCTTGGAGTCCTCATAAACCTCTTTTATTGAAGATCCTGGAAGTATATCGTGAAACTGGTTTAACAGCGTGACTTCCCAGCACTTGTTGATCTCTTCCTGAGGGTATTTTCCTCCAAGCAAAACGCTGTTCATGGCCGAAAACAGTTCAGCCTCAATATTTAAAAACTCTGTCTTCCTGTTGTATTTTTTATTCCGCGCCATGGAGGTATAAGTTCCCCTGTGGTACTCCAGGTACAACTCCCCTACCCACTTAGGAAGCTTTTTATTCCCCTTGACCTTTTTATCTAAATTCCTAAAAAAATCAAGAGCTTTGCCCATCTTGACTTTAGGACATCCCGGTATACCCTTTTCCAGTCTCCTGGCATTCTCCAGCATCTCCTTTGTAGGGCCACCGCCTCCATCTCCGTACCCAAAACAGTTCAAAACCTGATTGCTCAAATCCTTTTGCTGATATCTCTGCCAGCAACCCATTACCTGCGACGGGTTTATAAATCCGTTGTAGGTAGTAAACCAGCCTTCAGGTTTACCTTTGGAATAATCTCTGGTGGATACAAAATGGGTCAATACCTCTGTTCCGTCTATTCCCCTCCACATAAACGTGTCGTAGGGCATCTGGTTGTACTCATTCCAGCTTATCTTAGTGGTCATAAAATAGTCTATGCCGCTCTTTTTAAGTATCTGCGGAAGGGCCGCACTGTACCCAAACACATCCGGCAACCACAATATTTTGCTTTCAACGCCTAACTCTTTTTTAAAGAAACGGGTTCCAAATAAAATCTGCCTTACAAGGGATTCCCCTGATGTAAGGTTACAATCGGCCTCAAGCCACATCGCCCCTTCAGCTTCCCATCTGCCTTGTTTGACCATTTCCTTTATTTCTCTATACAGTTCTGGATGGTCTTCTTTGACAAATTTATATAACTGCGGTTGACTGGACATAAAAATGTACTCTGGGTACTGCTTCATAAGGTTTATTACCGTGGCAAAACTCCTTGCCGCTTTTTCCCTTGTCTGGGCTAATGTCCAAAGCCATGCTACGTCTATATGGGTATGACCCACGCATATCTCTACAACATCCTCGTTTCCGCAGTATTTACCGTAAAATTCCGTATCGAGATAATCGTTTGCCTCTTTTACAGAAGCAAAAAAGCTCTCACTAAAGGGCTTTCGCAGGTCTATTTTATTCACAGCCTCTGTCAAGTACTGGAGAATGCGAATCCTCCTGAGATCGTCTTCATCCAGCAATTTGGCTACATCCAGAGGAACTTTCATATTATAATACAATCTTTCTACTTCTCTCTCCAGCACGGCTATACTGCAATTCAGCTCAACCAAGCCCTCACCCATACCGGCATATGCATACAAATCTATGTTGTATACTTCTCCAACACTGGCATTTTCGCATAGCAACACTTCCCTGTGATTGACGTCCAATCCCTGGATCAACTTTTTGTTTATGTAAAGTAAAAACTGAGGATTTAAAGCATCCCAGCCACCTTCTCTGCCAGTAGACAGATTGTAAACTACTGTCTTGCCTCCAAATTTCTCCGGTATCTTTACGGCAGTTTTAAACCAAAAGTGCTTATCCCTTCCTCCCCACCTATCGCCTTTCAAAAAAGTATCCCAATCTGAACCATCGCTGTCCAGTAAATGATAATCCCCATAACCACAAGGCTTCACTTTGTAGGACTCTATGGGAATCTTTTCTGAGTAAATATACTCTTTTAATTCCCGTAAAATTCGCTCTATCCTTTCAACCTCAAAATACAATGCTTTCACCCCTCATCGATAAATATTATCATGTCACCAACTTCAATTATACAGCAATGGCATTACATAAAAATTCAAATATCGGACTTATTTTTAAGATTTTTAGACATTTTTAATGTTGTTTCTATACACCCCAGGTGGGTACCCTTCTTTCCTTTTAAAAAATTGATTAAAATAATACTCACTGGAAAAACCTAATACACTGGCAATTTCCTTAATGCTCAGCCTTGTATCCTTTAATAGACTTTTGGCTCTATCGAGTTTTATGCGGTCAATCAGGTCTTTAGTAGAGCCTCCTGTTTTCCTCCTCACTATCCTGCACACCTGTTTATGGCTCAGATGCATGTAATTCGCTACATCCACTGTGGTAATATTATTGGCTATATTATCCTCAATAAATTTCCTTATTATAGTAAACCTGTAGTCGTCTTCTTTCGCTTTAAGCGGTACATCGTACGTCGACTCATTGCCTTTACTTACAGCTCTTGCGGCCATGGCTATTATTATAGCAGCCAAGCATTTTATATTGTTGTAAAAACCTATTTTTTGATGGTATGCCTCTTCCAGCGCTCGATAAAAATACTCTATAGCATTGTATATATCCTTCACAGGCATACATCTGGCAGATGACAATGCATCAAGAATACCGCAGGCTTCCGAAAACCCTTCATTTAATTTTTTAAAATCGCAATTTATGCTGTATTCCACGTAATGACCATCGCCAACAGATCTCTGCTGGTGATACACGCCAGGCGCTGTTACATAAAACTCCCCAGCTTTAGCCACAAATCCTCCACTGTCTAATACCACTTCGCAGGCGCCTGATGAGACAAAGTGAAATTCAAAGCTGGAGTGGGTATGCCTACTGATATTCCACATTCCGTCTAAAATCATCACCCTAAACCATAAAATATCGACGACAATATTATCCATAGCGATCTGGATATCTAGCTCTGACAGCTTTTTTGATGCTTTGACAATATCCATAAGCATCCCCCTTAATTTAACATTATAACAAAAAACCGATTTAAGCAATTTATCTTTCAGCTTTGTCTAGAGAGCAGAACGATTTTATCAAAAGGAAAATGAAGATAAAAAGAACTGCTTTTTAAATTTCTTAGCTCCTGGCTTTTTTCCTTAGGCAATTCTACCTGAAATACCCACTCGCCGCACTTTACTAAAAAAGTCTCAGAGAAAATCCCTTTAATTACGTCCACAATGGCACACTCACAGGAGTTTTCCACGGGAGATGTAAAGATCTGCAGATGGTCATTTCTTATGCATACCATTACATCGCGGCTAATACATTCCTCTCTTTTGATTGCTCTTAACTGAAAAAAGTCCGTACTTATAACATAATAATACCTGGTTTCTTTTAATATTCGCGCTTTAAAAAAATTTTTATAGCCTGTTATCCTCGCTGCATTAATGCTAGTTGGGTATTCAAAAACTTCTCCTTTTTCTCCCGATTGAATCGTAGTACCTTCTGAAAAAACTACCACTTTATCACATAATCTATAAGCTTCATCTATATTGTGAGTCACCATAAGAACGGTGCCATTAAAGTTCTGCCTGATAGCCTGAAAAAATTCCTGCTGTACCAGGTTTCTAATGTGATTGTCCAAAGCTGAAAAAGGTTCATCTAAAAGAAGCACCCGGGGTTGTGTTATTAAAGTCCTTGCCAAGGCAACCCTCTGCTGTTGGCCACCAGAAAGCTGAAATGGATAATGTTTTTCATACCCACACAATTTCATCTTTTCTATCATACTATTAACCTTTTCCTTCCTTATTTTCTTTGGCAATTTATAGAGACCAAACTCAATATTTTGCTCTACGGTCAAATGAGGAAAAAGGGCATAATTTTGAAACATATATCCGATATTTCTCTCCCTGGGAGGTACATTTACTTTTTTGCAAGAGTCAAAAACAGGTTTGCCGTCTACAACAATCTCGCCTTCATCAGGTTTTATCAATCCTGCTATACACCGAAGCGTCAAACTTTTTCCGCTCCCTGATGGTCCTAAAACGCCTACAATACCTTTATTCGCCTTTAAAACGACTGACAAACTAAAAGATCCCATGATCTTCTTTAAAAATACTTCCAACATCTACTGTCTCCCCTTTATCGTTCTATTCTTTAAACCATTGAGCAAAAAAAGGAGAAACACTGCAGTCACTGTCATGATAATAACCAGTTTATTAGCAAGGTTTATATCTCCACCCTGTATAGCATCATAAACAGCAAGTGGCATCGTCCGCGTGTATCCAGGGATATCTCCTGATACCATAAGAGTAGTACCAAAATCCCCCAAAGCCCTTGCAAAAGCCATAATGATCGCTGTAGCAACCCCCCTCCACGCTATAGGAATAGCCACAGAGAAAAATATATTTATTTCACTTCTTCCTAACAACCTGGCCGCATCCAGTACGTCAGGATTTATTTCCGCAAAGGCCGATCTGGCATATCTGATTAGGAAAGGCACTGATACTATCATAGAGGCGATTACCGCACCAGCAGGTGTAAAAACCAGTATTATCCCAAAATTATTTTCAAGAAATTTACCTATAAGACTCTGCCGACCTATAAAGATCAACAAATAATACCCAAGGACAGTTGGTGGAAAAATCACCGGAAGAGTTGCAAGGGTATCAAAAGCATCGGCCAGCTGACTTTTTGACCTGCTCAAGCAATACGCTAGAGGAAGTCCCAGTATAATAGAAAAAAACGTGGCAATAGAAGCCACCTTTAATGATAAAAATAACGGGAATAGATCGATTCCTTGCATACTCTATTCCTCCCCAAACGCAAAGCCGTATTTCTTCAAAATACTTTTTCCTTCTCCACTCACTACATAACCCACAAACCTTTTCGCCAAGTCCTCCTCTTTTGCCCTTTTTATCACACCTATATATTGCTTCAAAGGTGTATAAAGGCTTTCATCTATAGGGTATAACTTAACTCTTTTACTGGCAATAGATACCGCAACTATACCTGCATCTGCATTCCCCGTTTCTACAAGGCTCAACGTATCTTCAACATTCTTTCCGTACACCAATTTGTCTTTTACTTTGTCCCATACCCCCGCTTTTTCTAGTGCTTGCTGTGCCGCAGCCCCATAAGGTGCATGTTCCGGATTTGCAATAGCAATCTTTTTTACTTCTTGATTTGTTAAATCATCCAGTTTTTCTACGCGTAAAGAGCCCTCAATCTTTGTCGCCAGGGCAATCCTACCCTGAGCATAGAGCTTCTTAGTACCATGAACCATTTTTCCTTTATCATCTAACTGGTCGATATATTTCAAATCAGCAGACGCAAACACGTCAAAAGGTGCACCGCTTTCAATTTGCTGCGCAAGCGTTCCAGAAGAACCTATAATCAATTGCACTTTACACCCATTTTTTTCTTCAAACCTTTCACCAATTTCTTTAAAAGCCATGCTTAAATCCGCTGCAGCAGCAACCCTTAATACCTTATTCTCTGTAGAGGGCTGCTCTTTACTATTATCGCTTGATTCAATTGATTTGACGCTGCAACCTCCAAATACGATCAAGAAGGCCATTAAACAAATAAGGCCAATGCGTTTTATATCCATTTAAACAGCTCCTTTTGATATCATCACCTTTTAGCCACAAAATCGTTAAAAAACGCTTCAATTGCGTCTTTAATGTACCCAGGCATAACCAATGGTAAAATACCTCTTTTCCTTAACCTATCCATCGAAGAAAAACCTATTCGGCTGACCATTACAGCATTGCAATCGCTTATAGCGCTTATTACCGTTTCCATCCGATCTTTACCATCGTCACCAAAACCACAGGCAGGTATGCAATCCCTTATCCCTACTACCTCATAATTACCGTCCTGGTAAATATCTATAATAAGAAAGTGTCTGGCATGACCAAAATGTTCATTTACCATTTTGCCATCACTGGTAGCCACAGCTATCCTATGCACCATAGATTTCCCCCTTTTATTCAAGAAGACCTGACGCGTCAGCCCTGCATTGACGGCAATGGTACATTTGCTGAATGATAGACGAGCTCTCTTTCCTCATTTTGTCCAGTTGTTGACAATCCGGAGGCAAAATATTAGAAAAATCCCCCTGGGGAATAAGAGGCATTATATTCATTAATACCACCCCTAATTTTTTAACTGTTTTTGCTATATCGTGAACGTGATCTGTATTTACGCCGGGTATAGCAACGGTATTTATTTTAACTAAAAGTCCGTTATCTACCGCCGCTTTTATTCCCTCTAACTGCTTTTCTATCAGCAATTGAGCAGCTTGGTAACCGCGATACGTCTTGCCCTCGTACGCAACGTATTCGTATATCTTTTCTCCTATATAAGGATCTACAGCATTAATGGTTACTGTCAGGGTGCTAACGCCACAATCCACTAAATTATAAATAGTATCGTATAGCAGCAAACCGTTGGTACTTAAACATAATATCATATCAGGAAACTCTTTTTTTATCAAGCGCAACATTTCAAAGGTTTCATAGTTATACAGCGGGTCCCCCGGACCTGCAATTCCCGTCACCGATATCCTCGGTTCTCTTTTTAATACATCAGACAAATAAGCCAATGCCTCATCGGGCGACATAACCTTCGCCGCGAGACCAGGGCGATTTTCGTTAGCACAATGAGTTTTCCTATCGCAATACTTACATTTTATATTACAGCGTGGAGCCACAGGAAGATGAACCCTACCATGGGTTTTTACTGTTCCCGGGTTAAAACACGGATGTCCAAAATCTCTATTCATACTACCACCCACCTTTCAAGCAGTGTAAAATTGTTTGTAAAGAGATTCTCTGTAATTCCTGTGTTTGCGCTCCAGAAGAGTATTGGTTATCCTATCCAGAAACATCATCGTACCCCTATACCCTACCGACAGTATTCTTTGACCGCCTACCCTATCGTGAATGGGATAACCGTATCTTACCAGAGGTATTCCCTCGCGCTCGGTCAGATACCTGCCGTCGGAATGCCCTATTGCTATATTAACTCCCATTTCCCTGCATTTTTGCCTTATGGTAGTAAAATCTGTTTCACTTAAAATAGTTACATCATAAGGCGATTCATAAAGAATATTTTTTAAGAGATTAAGCAATACGTTATTTTTACTACCCGTAGCAACCACTGCTGGATATACACCATTTTCCATGCACAACTTTGAAACGGCGTACACGTTTTCAGGCTCTCCTATAATAGCGCAGCGCCCCTCGGAATTATACTTATGGGAATCTATCATGCAATCTATGAGTCTTCCTCTCTCTTTTTTTAAATCCTCTGGAATTTCATTCCCTGTAATCATTTTTAATGTATTTAAAAATAAATCTGTATTATCTATTCCTATAGGAATAGGAATATTATACAGAGGTATGCCAAAATCCTTCTGCAGATACTTGCCAGGAGATATTTTGTCATCTACGGTTACACCCATTTGTACGGTAGCTACACTTTCAGTCATAGAACATATATCCAGAATTTTAGTACCGCCATCAGGTATTTTTTTATAAGGTCTACTAAAAGGGCTATCAAGGGTATCAGAATAGTCGGGAAAAAGTATATAATCAGCACCCATAGTATCCAATAATCTCTTTATTTCCCTTATATCAGCAGGACTTATATGGGGTATAATTACGTTTATTCTAGGTTTTTCAGGCTTTTTCCTGTACTTTAAAGCACTACCCTGCTTTATCATTTCCTCGATAATTCGCCTTGCCGTCATAAAATAGCCTTCACTGTGGGTTCCACCATACCCTGGAGTAGGAACCGTAATTATAAATACATCATCCAATCCCCTCTCTTCACGGTACGAAGATACAATCCTATCTATGTCTTCACCTATAGTTTCAGTAAGGCAAGTAGTAAGTACGCCAATCACCGTAGGTACGTATACCTTCATCACGTTATCCAGCGCTTTTTTTAAATTCTTTTCACCGCCATATATGGTTTCTTTTTCGTTTAACGACGATGAGGCCACATCGACAGGTTCATTGAAATGCTCAGAAATATGCCGTCGCATGTAAGTGCAGCAGCCCTGGGAGCCGTGGATTATAACCATGGATTTCTCTACGCCTTTAAAAGGTATAATCCCTCCCATGGGCATACACATGTTACAGGGATTTTCGTTTAATTGCCTGGCATAAGTATATTCACTGATCACAATATTATCCTCCTCCCGCCTTACAATTTAGTGTGTTTCCACACCGGCGAACACACCGTGGAATAAACCTCTTTGGCAAAATTAACCGCACCTACATACCCACTCAAGGGGTGTTTTCTATCGTGGTTGTGATCTACAAAGGCGATACCTAATTTATAAGCCAGAGGCCTTTCTTTTACGCCGCCCACTAGCACATCAGCCCCTTTTTTCAGTATAAATTTCTCTAACTCATCAGGGGTGGCGTCGTCAACTATTATCGTGCCTTCATCTGCTATCTCACTTATGACCTCGTATTCCTCTTTTCGGCCGGTCTGGGTTCCAACCATCACCACATTCATGCCCAGTTCCCTGAATTGTTTGATCAAAGAAATAGCTTTAAACCCACCGCCCACATAAATAGCAGCTCTTTTTCCTTTAAGCCTTTCCCTGTAGAAGCCTATCGTGCCAGCTATCTTTGATGTTTCTTCTCTTATCAATGCCTCCGCTTTCTCTATTGCATCACCGCCCCATATCCTAGCAATAGCCCTTAATGATTCAGACGTGTCTTCTATTCCCAAAAAAGAAACTTTAATAAAAGGTATGCCGTACAATTCCTTCATGCGCTGGGCCAAATATACCATAGAGCCGGTGCACTGAACAATGTTTAGAGAAGCATAAGGGGATTTCAACAGGCTATCACATGTAGAATCACCGGTAAATACCGTATTTACATTAATTCCTATTCTTTTTAAGTAGCTCTTAATTATCCACGCCTCTGCAGCCAGGTTAAAATCTCCTAGATAATTTATACTCCTTTCCTTTTTGACCTGATTCTTATTTTCAGGCTCAATTAACCTAAGAAGGGCATCACAGGCAGCTCTGTATCCCATAGCCTTATTGCCTGAAAAACCACTAGACTGCACAGGTATGACTTTGATGCCGTATTTCTTTGAAGCCGCTTTACATACAGCCTCTACGTCATCTCCTATTACCCCCACGATACACGTGCAGTAGACAAATATGAGCTTTGGATTATACCTCTCAACCAATTCATCGATGGCGAGAGAAAGTTTTTTCTCGCCACCGAATATGACATCGTGCTCCTTTAAATCCGTAGAGAAACTAAAACGATACAGCTCACTACCGCTGCTTAAACTTCCCCTTATGTCCCAGGTATAGCTGGCACACCCTATGGGTCCGTGTATAAGGTGTATGGCATCGGTAATGGGATTTAAGACGACCCTGGCTCCTGTAAAAACACACGCTCTCTGGCTTACACTGCCGGCAACGCTGTAGGTGTCACACTTTATGGCGCTCTTACGCCTGCCCTTTTTAGTTATAAATTCTCTCCTTTCCACTATCGGTATTTCTTCAATATTCAATGCATCCATATACTTCACTCCTATAATATCAGCTCAAAGTAACTGTCATAGGCGTCTCTATCCACTCTATCAAGCAACGTATTTCCTATCCTTTCTACTAACCTGGCCGCTCCCATATATCCTACTATCGGGAAAAAGTGAAGATTAGCTCTATCAAATATGGGAAATCCTATCCTTATAAAGGGTATATCCTCTGCTCTGGCAATATATTTCCCGTAAGTATTTCCCATCAGAAGATCCACTGGTCTATTCTTTATTTTCTGATGTAACAAGAACAGATCTCCTATAATAGCCTCGCAATCCGGAGCT
The genomic region above belongs to Caldanaerobius polysaccharolyticus DSM 13641 and contains:
- a CDS encoding alpha-mannosidase — encoded protein: MYFEVERIERILRELKEYIYSEKIPIESYKVKPCGYGDYHLLDSDGSDWDTFLKGDRWGGRDKHFWFKTAVKIPEKFGGKTVVYNLSTGREGGWDALNPQFLLYINKKLIQGLDVNHREVLLCENASVGEVYNIDLYAYAGMGEGLVELNCSIAVLEREVERLYYNMKVPLDVAKLLDEDDLRRIRILQYLTEAVNKIDLRKPFSESFFASVKEANDYLDTEFYGKYCGNEDVVEICVGHTHIDVAWLWTLAQTREKAARSFATVINLMKQYPEYIFMSSQPQLYKFVKEDHPELYREIKEMVKQGRWEAEGAMWLEADCNLTSGESLVRQILFGTRFFKKELGVESKILWLPDVFGYSAALPQILKKSGIDYFMTTKISWNEYNQMPYDTFMWRGIDGTEVLTHFVSTRDYSKGKPEGWFTTYNGFINPSQVMGCWQRYQQKDLSNQVLNCFGYGDGGGGPTKEMLENARRLEKGIPGCPKVKMGKALDFFRNLDKKVKGNKKLPKWVGELYLEYHRGTYTSMARNKKYNRKTEFLNIEAELFSAMNSVLLGGKYPQEEINKCWEVTLLNQFHDILPGSSIKEVYEDSKVQYERVNAIGRDIVNTAICSISSNIGIKDISVVVFNQLSYERSDIVKFELPEGWDSALIYDGDRLLPSQVVEGNKVIFFAERVPSKGYKVYTLKKAEAPNERNGELKASKAELENRFFDIRLDDSGNIVSIYDKINDREVLKANHRANVLQAFEDKPHNYDAWDINIYYQEKMWEIDGVESIDVVEQGPVRAALKIKRKFMDSVIEQIIYIYKDIPRIDFANKIDWKEKQILLKAAFPVDIHADKATYEIQYGNVERPTHWNTSWDYARFEVPAHRWVDLSEGGYGVSLLNDCKYGHDIKDSVMRITLLKSAIQPNEDADRELHEFTYSLYPHSGDWKAADVVSMAYNLNCPMYAKVEMPHQGKLPSELSLLGVDKNNVVVEVVKKAEDSDDVIVRMYECYNARTKVKFTFFKPFERVVECDLMENEIKDQDFQGNTFTFEIRPYEIKTFKITTKITSN
- a CDS encoding helix-turn-helix domain-containing protein; the protein is MDIVKASKKLSELDIQIAMDNIVVDILWFRVMILDGMWNISRHTHSSFEFHFVSSGACEVVLDSGGFVAKAGEFYVTAPGVYHQQRSVGDGHYVEYSINCDFKKLNEGFSEACGILDALSSARCMPVKDIYNAIEYFYRALEEAYHQKIGFYNNIKCLAAIIIAMAARAVSKGNESTYDVPLKAKEDDYRFTIIRKFIEDNIANNITTVDVANYMHLSHKQVCRIVRRKTGGSTKDLIDRIKLDRAKSLLKDTRLSIKEIASVLGFSSEYYFNQFFKRKEGYPPGVYRNNIKNV
- a CDS encoding sulfate/molybdate ABC transporter ATP-binding protein, with protein sequence MLEVFLKKIMGSFSLSVVLKANKGIVGVLGPSGSGKSLTLRCIAGLIKPDEGEIVVDGKPVFDSCKKVNVPPRERNIGYMFQNYALFPHLTVEQNIEFGLYKLPKKIRKEKVNSMIEKMKLCGYEKHYPFQLSGGQQQRVALARTLITQPRVLLLDEPFSALDNHIRNLVQQEFFQAIRQNFNGTVLMVTHNIDEAYRLCDKVVVFSEGTTIQSGEKGEVFEYPTSINAARITGYKNFFKARILKETRYYYVISTDFFQLRAIKREECISRDVMVCIRNDHLQIFTSPVENSCECAIVDVIKGIFSETFLVKCGEWVFQVELPKEKSQELRNLKSSSFYLHFPFDKIVLLSRQS
- the modB gene encoding molybdate ABC transporter permease subunit, whose amino-acid sequence is MQGIDLFPLFLSLKVASIATFFSIILGLPLAYCLSRSKSQLADAFDTLATLPVIFPPTVLGYYLLIFIGRQSLIGKFLENNFGIILVFTPAGAVIASMIVSVPFLIRYARSAFAEINPDVLDAARLLGRSEINIFFSVAIPIAWRGVATAIIMAFARALGDFGTTLMVSGDIPGYTRTMPLAVYDAIQGGDINLANKLVIIMTVTAVFLLFLLNGLKNRTIKGRQ
- the modA gene encoding molybdate ABC transporter substrate-binding protein encodes the protein MDIKRIGLICLMAFLIVFGGCSVKSIESSDNSKEQPSTENKVLRVAAAADLSMAFKEIGERFEEKNGCKVQLIIGSSGTLAQQIESGAPFDVFASADLKYIDQLDDKGKMVHGTKKLYAQGRIALATKIEGSLRVEKLDDLTNQEVKKIAIANPEHAPYGAAAQQALEKAGVWDKVKDKLVYGKNVEDTLSLVETGNADAGIVAVSIASKRVKLYPIDESLYTPLKQYIGVIKRAKEEDLAKRFVGYVVSGEGKSILKKYGFAFGEE
- a CDS encoding NifB/NifX family molybdenum-iron cluster-binding protein, encoding MVHRIAVATSDGKMVNEHFGHARHFLIIDIYQDGNYEVVGIRDCIPACGFGDDGKDRMETVISAISDCNAVMVSRIGFSSMDRLRKRGILPLVMPGYIKDAIEAFFNDFVAKR
- a CDS encoding radical SAM protein, with product MNRDFGHPCFNPGTVKTHGRVHLPVAPRCNIKCKYCDRKTHCANENRPGLAAKVMSPDEALAYLSDVLKREPRISVTGIAGPGDPLYNYETFEMLRLIKKEFPDMILCLSTNGLLLYDTIYNLVDCGVSTLTVTINAVDPYIGEKIYEYVAYEGKTYRGYQAAQLLIEKQLEGIKAAVDNGLLVKINTVAIPGVNTDHVHDIAKTVKKLGVVLMNIMPLIPQGDFSNILPPDCQQLDKMRKESSSIIQQMYHCRQCRADASGLLE
- a CDS encoding nitrogenase component 1 — translated: MISEYTYARQLNENPCNMCMPMGGIIPFKGVEKSMVIIHGSQGCCTYMRRHISEHFNEPVDVASSSLNEKETIYGGEKNLKKALDNVMKVYVPTVIGVLTTCLTETIGEDIDRIVSSYREERGLDDVFIITVPTPGYGGTHSEGYFMTARRIIEEMIKQGSALKYRKKPEKPRINVIIPHISPADIREIKRLLDTMGADYILFPDYSDTLDSPFSRPYKKIPDGGTKILDICSMTESVATVQMGVTVDDKISPGKYLQKDFGIPLYNIPIPIGIDNTDLFLNTLKMITGNEIPEDLKKERGRLIDCMIDSHKYNSEGRCAIIGEPENVYAVSKLCMENGVYPAVVATGSKNNVLLNLLKNILYESPYDVTILSETDFTTIRQKCREMGVNIAIGHSDGRYLTEREGIPLVRYGYPIHDRVGGQRILSVGYRGTMMFLDRITNTLLERKHRNYRESLYKQFYTA
- the nifE gene encoding nitrogenase iron-molybdenum cofactor biosynthesis protein NifE, with translation MDALNIEEIPIVERREFITKKGRRKSAIKCDTYSVAGSVSQRACVFTGARVVLNPITDAIHLIHGPIGCASYTWDIRGSLSSGSELYRFSFSTDLKEHDVIFGGEKKLSLAIDELVERYNPKLIFVYCTCIVGVIGDDVEAVCKAASKKYGIKVIPVQSSGFSGNKAMGYRAACDALLRLIEPENKNQVKKERSINYLGDFNLAAEAWIIKSYLKRIGINVNTVFTGDSTCDSLLKSPYASLNIVQCTGSMVYLAQRMKELYGIPFIKVSFLGIEDTSESLRAIARIWGGDAIEKAEALIREETSKIAGTIGFYRERLKGKRAAIYVGGGFKAISLIKQFRELGMNVVMVGTQTGRKEEYEVISEIADEGTIIVDDATPDELEKFILKKGADVLVGGVKERPLAYKLGIAFVDHNHDRKHPLSGYVGAVNFAKEVYSTVCSPVWKHTKL